GCTGTTTTCATTCAAGGCTAAGCGGTAATCCCTTAAATAAGCGCGATTGGTATTCCCCACTAAATGCAGCCTAGCCCCACTACTCAATAAAATATCTTTAAGGTTAAAATCCCCCCCCACTAATTCGCCATAAGAAACAACGATTTCTTTTTGTTGCGCTAAAGCGTTAGCGATGAGAAAAATCGCGCTAGTGTTGTTATTCACAATCAAAACCTCTTCAGTGTCAAAACACGCCTTAAAAAGCTGTTTTAAAGGGGTTAAGCGGTTCGTTTTTTTAGCGGTGTTGAGATCGCATTCTAAACCAATGGGATGGGTTAAAACTTCTTTTAAATAAGGTTCAATCTTTTCATAAAATTGCGGGCTAAAAAACGATCGCCCATGAGTTTCATCAAAAACGCTTACGCTCGCATTGATGATTTTTTGATAAGGGCTTTTCAAAAGATCCGGGGTTGTTGGGGGCGTTTCTTTAGCCATAATAAGCGCGTTTGGTTCCTTTTTTGAGAGTTAAAATAAAGCGTTATTTTAATCTAAACCCGCTAAATTTTTGATAAAACTACTTTTTTAAAATCCTTAAGAGCGTTTTAATGAGTTTGTTGAGCGAGCGGAACTTTTTCCATAGAGTTTGGCGGTTCCTATAGGGCTTTTTCATGTTTGTTTCCATGTTCAAAATTCAAAAAGAAATCCTAAGATTTCTTTCATTTTAGAACTGATAGGATACCTCAAAACGCGCGTTAAATCCAGGAGCAGGGAGTGCCATGCGTTTATTTTTAGGGATCATATCGCTTGCTGGAGCGTCCGCGCTCGCTTGCCACACGGAAGCCTGGCTGACATATTGCTTGTTTAAGATATTGTTAAACACGGCTGAAATCCTTAAACCCTGCCATTTTTTAGAAGTGGGGGTCCAGTTGATAAAGACATTATGCACGCCATACCCAGGCTTATGGATTTTCATCAAGCCGTATTGAGGGTAGTAGATAGAATAGCCTTCATAGAACATGTTAGTTACAAAGCGTGAGAGCCAAGTTAAAGTAAGCCCCCATTTGTGGATATTGTAATCGGCTTTTAGGATAAACACATTCCCAGTCGTGGCAGCTAAAGCGTAAGTATCGGCTAATAAATGCCCCCTAGCTGTCGGCCAAGAGCGAGCCACTGAGAAAGTCCCTACGAAATTTTTATATTGCACATTCCCTGAAACTTCATAACCATAAATATTAATGGTTTCGGGTAAATTCCCTGACATGTTTTTTGCGGTCGCGTTACCCCCACCATTTTTAGAAGTATCTTGCCCATAGCTGTTGATGAAATTATTGATGACTTGATAGAACGCTGCCCCGCGCACATTGAAATACTTGCTGTTGTAATCCACATTAAATTCCACATTTTGACCGATCGCAGGGCGTAAATTCCTTTGATAAATCACCGTGGGATCGCGCATCAAAACGCCATCGCCAGGCAAAGCCCCCTTAGTCACATACGCATAACTCACTTTCAAGCCAATGCTTTCAATGGGGTTATAAAGCACGGTTGCAGAAGGCGAGAAACCAGAAGTTACATGCGTGCGGCCGTTTTTGTCTAGCAAGGTGTAAATATCATAACGAGTTCCCGCACCCACGATCACATTGCTTAAAATATTGTAGTTCGCTTGCATAAACCCACCGATGATATTCCCGATCGCATGCGAATTTTGGGGCATGTTACGATAGAGCGGGTTAGGCGCATTTAGATTTTGGGGGTATTGAGAGCTTTGATCGGTGTAGTAATGGCGGTAAGGCAAGCCCGGCCCATTAGGGTCGTTAGGATCAATGTTGTTTTTATAATAGCCGTTTTTGCCTTTATCCAGTCCAGAGAAAACGCTCAGGTTTTGATAGATCATGCCGTATTCAAACACGTTCCCATAATCTTCGCTAATGGGGTGGGTTACTTTAAAATTAACGCCTGAGTTGATTAAAAAAATCCTTCTGGCTAAAGTCCCCTCAGCGTCCGCATTCCCTAAAGTCCAATCGTTTGCGCTAGGGTTTTGAGCGTTAGGGGGGGTCATGTCATAATCAGGATTTTTAGGGACAAGCCCATGATAAATATTAGATCCTGTGGAAATTGCAGAAGCGCCTTGCCAGTTGATAGCGCCCGGCTGCCCATAGCCTATTTGATAGC
This DNA window, taken from Helicobacter pylori, encodes the following:
- a CDS encoding TonB-dependent receptor, which encodes MLRNQFRIVFVSCIVASSLQAQENTHTLGKVTTKGERTFEYNNKMYIERKELQQRQSNQIRDIFRTRADVNVASGGLMAQKIYVRGIESRLLRVTIDGVAQNGNIFHHDANTVIDPNMIKEVEVIKGAANASAGPGAVAGKLSFTTIDANDFLRKNQTYGAKAEAGFYTNFGYRMNATAAYRGKNWDILAYYNHQNIFYYRDGNNAFRDLFHPTFDLQDPSNSDIGVGTPSEVNSVLGKVNGYINDTDIISLSYNMTRENSTRLLRPNTTSALSKANDPGSQPAPFVIDFGKELAHTINFNHNLSLKYKHEGGPNFNQPRIESTAFLGVRGGDYNPVVNPFAYNSNEPANPDYIPEVKDWCNNPDNISQCTQGAIRPSDGGYQIGYGQPGAINWQGASAISTGSNIYHGLVPKNPDYDMTPPNAQNPSANDWTLGNADAEGTLARRIFLINSGVNFKVTHPISEDYGNVFEYGMIYQNLSVFSGLDKGKNGYYKNNIDPNDPNGPGLPYRHYYTDQSSQYPQNLNAPNPLYRNMPQNSHAIGNIIGGFMQANYNILSNVIVGAGTRYDIYTLLDKNGRTHVTSGFSPSATVLYNPIESIGLKVSYAYVTKGALPGDGVLMRDPTVIYQRNLRPAIGQNVEFNVDYNSKYFNVRGAAFYQVINNFINSYGQDTSKNGGGNATAKNMSGNLPETINIYGYEVSGNVQYKNFVGTFSVARSWPTARGHLLADTYALAATTGNVFILKADYNIHKWGLTLTWLSRFVTNMFYEGYSIYYPQYGLMKIHKPGYGVHNVFINWTPTSKKWQGLRISAVFNNILNKQYVSQASVWQASADAPASDMIPKNKRMALPAPGFNARFEVSYQF